One Cololabis saira isolate AMF1-May2022 chromosome 12, fColSai1.1, whole genome shotgun sequence DNA window includes the following coding sequences:
- the edn3b gene encoding endothelin-3b, which yields MKMMPFHARIMLIKILALILLQGVLASPVQPERDSRSLPGSKLFGSRDSQLSEGAKSRQKRCTCYSYTDKECVYYCHLDIIWINTPERTVPYGMSSYRGHQRRRRAVGGRTSESDGLNTPRCICVVADKECQDFCLSNSSQTLSSKSLHRVPGLG from the exons atgaagatgatgccgTTCCACGCAAGAATCATGCTCATCAAAATATTGGCACTGATTCTCTTACAAG GTGTGTTGGCGTCCCCTGTGCAGCCTGAGCGGGACTCCAGGAGCCTCCCGGGCTCCAAGCTGTTTGGCTCCCGGGATTCACAGCTGTCTGAGGGCGCAAAGTCCAGACAAAAGCGCTGCACCTGTTATTCCTACACGGATAAGGAGTGCGTCTACTACTGCCACTTGGATATCATCTGGATTAACACCCCCGA GCGTACTGTGCCCTATGGTATGTCCAGCTACAGAGGACACCAGAGAAGGAGACGCGCCGTCGGAGGACGAACGTCCGAAAGTGACGGGCTAAACACACCACGCTGCATTTGTGTCGTGGCTGATAAAGAGTGCCAGGACTTTTGTCTTTCAAA cTCCAGTCAAACTCTGTCAAGCAAGAGTCTGCACAGAGTCCCCGGCCTCGGATGA